CGTTTATGAACTTTTATATCGACTTATCGAGAGTAGCATTGCCCTCGTACCCAATTTATTGCCCTCCTACGGAGCACCCCATCATGAAACGCCAACTTCTACTTAGCCTTACCCTTTCATTGCTGGCCAGCAGCGCTTTTGCTCTGCCAGCGGCTGAACAGGCCACCCCGCAAGTTAAAGACTCTCACTCGGTATTCAGCCAAACCGTCGCCGCCGATGGTTCCGACCGCACCCCTGGTCAAACGCTGGCCGAAGGTGGTAACGACCGCCTGAAAGAAAAAAACCTGATCACTGAAGACGGCTACGACCAGACTCCACAAGGTAAAACTGTTGCTGCTGACGGTTCTGATCGCACCCCAGGCCAAACCCTCGCCGAAGGCGGTGGTGATCGTGTAATCGAACGCAACAGCGCTACGAGCTAAGCCCATGGCGGCCCTGAAAAAAAGCCCAATCACCGGATTGGGCTTTTGATTTTCTGGCTGTTTACTTAATAGAAGCCGCGCCATTCCCCCGCTTATTCCCCCATCGTCGTTCGACGCCGGCAAAGCCGATTTGCTAGAGTGCGCCGCTGTCCTACTTCAGAAAACGCCCCTGCGATGCTGCCCCGCGCCGAACAGAAACAACAGACCCGAAACGCCCTGATGGACGCTGCCCGCCATTTGATGGAAGGCGGCCGAGGATTCGGCAGCCTGAGCCTGCGCGAAGTGGCGAAAACGGCCGGGATCGTCCCTACCGGTTTCTACCGGCATTTCGCCGATATGGATCAGTTGGGCCTGGTGCTGGTGAGTGAAGTCGGCCAGACCTTCCGCGAAACCATCCGCCTGGTGCGACACAACGAGTTCGTGATGGGCGGCATCATTGATGCGTCGGTGCGGATCTTTCTCGACGTGGTATCGGCCAACCGTTCGCAATTTCTGTTTCTCGCCCGCGAACAGTACGGCGGCTCGTTGCCGGTGCGGCTGGCCATCGGCCGTCTGCGCGAAAACATCAGCTCGGACCTGGCGGCCGATTTGTCGTTGATGCCGAAACTGCAACACCTGGACATCGCCGGCCTGAGTGTCATGGCGGACCTGATCGTCAAAAGCGTTTTCGCTACATTGCCGGACATCATCGACCCGCCGGCCGAGGCGTTGCCTGAGCATTTGACACCCCAGGCGAAGATTACCCAGCAGCTGCGGTTTATCTTTATTGGGTTGAAGCATTGGCAAGGGCTCGGCAGTACCGAGTGATGCCCTAAAAGATCGCAGCCTGCGCCAGCTCCTACACAGATTCAGTAATTCTGTAGGAGCTGGCGCAGGCAGCGATCTTTTTTTGTGCGCCGCAATTTGGTGCACATTAAAAACTCTACGCACCAACATCACCCAAAACCCGCGCCCGACCTAACCTCATCCTACCTTTCCCACAGGCATTTCCTACAATTCCCCGCGATTGGCAAGGCCCTTGCTCTAGCCTGAGCATTGTCCATTGCTGGAAGTTTTCTGATGCTGGTGATTCATCGCAGAATCGACCCTCAACCCGTCTGGGCCGCCGAGTTGCACCTGACCTTCGAAGCCCGGAGCAAGAGTCGTTTGCGCTGTTTCAGTGCCGAGGGCGAAGACGTCGGTTTGTTTTTGGAGCGCGGGCAACCGCCACTGCATGACGGCGAATGCCTGCAAGCCGAAGACGGGCGCATCGTGCGCGTTTGCGCCCGACCCGAACAACTGTTGCACGTCACCTGCGCCAATGCCTTCGAACTGACCCGCGCCGCCTATCACTTGGGCAATCGCCACGTCGCCCTGCAAGTCGGCGATGGCTGGTTGCGCCTGCTCGATGATTACGTGCTCAAGGCCATGCTCGAGCAACTGGGCGCCACCACCGAACACATCGAAGCCCCGTTCCAGCCGGAACACGGCGCTTACGGCGGCGGTCATCACCACTCGCGCCACGGCGATGAAGATTTCAACTACCCGCCAAAATTGCACCAGTTCGGCGTGCGTCCATGAACCCGGCCTGGGCGCTATTGCGTCTGGCCAGTCCGCAATTGCCGATTGGCGGCTACAGCTATTCCCAGGGCCTGGAGATGGCGGTGGAGAACGGTCGCGTGCACGACCCCGACAGCGCGCGGCGCTGGATCAGCGATCAATTGCTGCTGAACCTGGCGCGCTTCGAGGCTCCGCTGCTGCTCGCCCATTGCGTGGCCGCCGCCGAGGAAAACTGGAGCGAACTGCTGCAGCGCTGCGAAGATCACCGCGCCAGCCGGGAAACCCGCGAGCTGCATCAGGAGAGCCGCCAGATGGGCTATTCCCTGCAACAACTGCTCAACGGTTTGCCGGAACTGGACGCGCCGGCCCGCGCCTTCCTCGAACAACGCCCGGAACCGCATCTGGCCCTCGGCTGGGCGCTGGCCGCTCGTGCCTGGCAGATCAACCCGCAGGATGCACTGGCCGCGTGGCTCTGGAGCTGGCTGGAAAACCAATTGGCAGTACTGATGAAAACCCTGCCGCTGGGCCAGCAAGCCGCCCAGCGCCTGACCAGCGAACTGCTGCCGCTGCTGCAACAAGCCCAGCAAAACGCCACCCGAATCCACCCCGAACACTTTGGCAGCGCCGCTTTCGGCCTGTCCCTGGCGTGTATGGCCCACGAGCGCCAGTACAGCCGCCTCTTCCGTTCCTAGGGCCCGTTACTTTGGAGAATCACATGAACACACAACCTCTGCGCGTCGGCATCGGCGGCCCGGTCGGCTCCGGCAAAACCGCCCTGACCCTGGCCCTGTGCCTGGCCCTGCGCGACCGTTACAACCTGGCCGTCGTGACCAACGACATCTACACCCGCGAAGACGCCGACTTTCTGGTGCGTAACGAAGCGCTGGCGCCGGAGCGCATCATCGGCGTCGAAACCGGCGGTTGCCCGCACACTGCCATCCGCGAAGACGCCTCGATCAACCTCGAAGCCGTGGACCAGCTCAACCGCCGCTTTCCGGGGCTGGACCTGATTCTGGTGGAGTCCGGTGGCGACAACCTCTCGGCGACTTTCAGTCCCGAACTGTCCGACCTGACCATCTACGTGATTGACGTCTCCGCCGGCGACAAGTTACCGCGCAAGGGCGGACCGGGTATCTGCAAATCCGATTTGCTGGTGATCAACAAGATCGACCTCGCGCCGTTGGTGGGAGCGTCGTTGACGCTAATGGACAGCGACACCACGCGCATGCGCAACGGCAAGCCATTCGTCTTCAGCAACCAGAAAACCGGCCAGGGTCTGGAGGACATCATTGCCTTCATCGAACGCCAGGGTCTGCTGACCGCCGCCTGACCGACACTTATCAACAAGGAAGCTTATCCATGACACTGAAACGCATCCTGGGCGCCATGGCCCTCCTGCTGACCCCAGCCATCGCCTTCGCCCACCCGGGGCACGGCGACAACGGCTTGATCGCCGGCATCAGCCACCCGATCGGCGGCCTCGACCACTT
The Pseudomonas sp. MYb327 DNA segment above includes these coding regions:
- the ureG gene encoding urease accessory protein UreG; protein product: MNTQPLRVGIGGPVGSGKTALTLALCLALRDRYNLAVVTNDIYTREDADFLVRNEALAPERIIGVETGGCPHTAIREDASINLEAVDQLNRRFPGLDLILVESGGDNLSATFSPELSDLTIYVIDVSAGDKLPRKGGPGICKSDLLVINKIDLAPLVGASLTLMDSDTTRMRNGKPFVFSNQKTGQGLEDIIAFIERQGLLTAA
- the ureE gene encoding urease accessory protein UreE, whose amino-acid sequence is MLVIHRRIDPQPVWAAELHLTFEARSKSRLRCFSAEGEDVGLFLERGQPPLHDGECLQAEDGRIVRVCARPEQLLHVTCANAFELTRAAYHLGNRHVALQVGDGWLRLLDDYVLKAMLEQLGATTEHIEAPFQPEHGAYGGGHHHSRHGDEDFNYPPKLHQFGVRP
- a CDS encoding TetR family transcriptional regulator translates to MLPRAEQKQQTRNALMDAARHLMEGGRGFGSLSLREVAKTAGIVPTGFYRHFADMDQLGLVLVSEVGQTFRETIRLVRHNEFVMGGIIDASVRIFLDVVSANRSQFLFLAREQYGGSLPVRLAIGRLRENISSDLAADLSLMPKLQHLDIAGLSVMADLIVKSVFATLPDIIDPPAEALPEHLTPQAKITQQLRFIFIGLKHWQGLGSTE
- a CDS encoding urease accessory protein UreF is translated as MNPAWALLRLASPQLPIGGYSYSQGLEMAVENGRVHDPDSARRWISDQLLLNLARFEAPLLLAHCVAAAEENWSELLQRCEDHRASRETRELHQESRQMGYSLQQLLNGLPELDAPARAFLEQRPEPHLALGWALAARAWQINPQDALAAWLWSWLENQLAVLMKTLPLGQQAAQRLTSELLPLLQQAQQNATRIHPEHFGSAAFGLSLACMAHERQYSRLFRS